A region of the Streptomyces sp. NBC_00442 genome:
GAGCGGGAAGCTGTTGTCGAACTGGTGGCTGTCGTTGAGCAGCGTCGGCATGCCGACGAGACCGGCCACCGCACCCGAGATGATCATGCTGGTGACGATCATCTTCTTGACGTTGGCGCCGCTCGCGGCGGCCGCCGACTCGGACTGGCCGACGGCCCGCAGGTCGAACCCGAAGCGGGTGCGGCCGAGCGTGAACCAGTACGCCACGCCGACGAGCACGGCGACGACGATGAAGCCCCACAGCTGTCCTGCCGGGCCCATGTCGATGGTGAAGAACCAGGACGACGTCGGCAGCGGCTTGGTGGAGACCAGCGTGCCGGCCTCGTCGAGCTGGCCGAGCCGGTCGGGCTGGAGCAGATAGGCGATGATCGCGGTCGCGATGGCGTTCAGCATGATGGTCGAGATGACCTCGCTGACGCCCCGGGTGACCTTGAGGATGCCCGCGACCGCCGACCACATCGCGCCGACGAGCATGGCGACGATGATGATGACCGGGATCTGCACGATGCCGGGCAGGCTCATCGCGCCGCCGACGACGGCCGCGAGGAACGCCGCGAGGCGGTACTGGCCGTCGACGCCGATGTTGAAGAGGTTCATGCGGAAGCCGATGGCCACCGCGATGCCCGCCAGGTAGTACGTCGTCGCCTTGTTGAGGATGTAGACCTGGCTATCGCTCGCCGAGCCGTACGACAGCATGTCGTTGAAGGCCGGGAACGGGTTCTTGCCGGTGGCCAGGATGATCAGGGCGGTGACGACAAGGGCCGCGACGAGCGCGAGCACGGGGGCCGCGATCGCGAGGAGCAGCTTCTCCTTGTCGATCCGGGAGGTGAGCTTCTTCATCGGTCCTCTCCCCCAGCGTTCTCCTGGTGCTCCAGGTGGCCGGTGGCGGCACCGGTCATGGCGGAGCCCAGTTCCTCGGGGGTGATCGTGGCGGGGTCGGCGTCGGCGACCAGACGGCCCCGGTACATCACCCGCAGGGTGTCGGACAGGCCGATCAGCTCGTCCAGGTCGGCGGAGATGAGGAGCACGGCGAGGCCCTCACGGCGGGCCTCGCGGATCTGGTCCCAGATCTGCGCCTGCGCGCCGACGTCCACGCCCCGGGTGGGGTGCGCGGCGATCAGCAGCTTGGGGTTGTGGCTCATCTCGCGGCCGACGATCAGCTTCTGCTGGTTGCCGCCGGACAGCGACGCCGCGGTGACCTCGATGCCGGGGGTGCGCACGTCGTACTCGCGCACGATCCGCTCGGTGTCGTGGCGGGCGGCCTTGTTGTCGAGGAGGGCGCCCTTGGAGTTGGGCTTCTCGGTGACGTGTCCAAGGATGCGGTTCTCCCACAGCGGCGCTTCCAGGAGCAGGCCGTGGCGGTGGCGGTCCTCGGGGATGTAGCCGACGCCGGCCTCGCGGCGCTTGCGCGTCGGGGCCGTCGAGATGTCGGCGGCGCCGAGCGTGATGACACCGCCGTCGGGGATGCGCATGCCCATGATGGCCTCGACGAGCTCGGCCTGGCCGTTGCCCTCGACACCGGCGATGCCGAGCACCTCACCCTTGTGGATGGTGAAGCTGACCGAGGACAGCACCTCGCGCACCATCCCGTCGGGGTCGGTGGCGGCCAGGCGCAGGCCGTCGACCTGGAGCATCGGCGTCGTGGTGACGGTCGACTCGCGGGTCTCGGGCGAGGGCAGCTCGCTGCCCACCATCAGTTCGGCGAGCTGCTTGGTGGTGGTCGTGCGGGGGTCGGCGGTGCCGACGGTGGTGCCGCGCCGGATCACCGTGATCTCGTCGGCGACCGAGAGGACCTCGCCCAGCTTGTGCGAGATGAAGATGACGGTCAGGCCCTCGGCCTTGAGCTCGCGCAGGTTGTCGAAGAGCGCCTCGACCTCCTGGGGGACCAGGACCGCGGTCGGCTCGTCGAGGATGAGCGTGCGCGCGCCGCGGTAGAGGACCTTGAGGATCTCCACGCGCTGGCGGTCGGCGACTCCGAGGTCCTCGACCAGGACGTCCGGGCGGACGCCGAGGCCGTACGCGTCGGAGATCTCCTTGATCTTGGCGCGGGCCTTGGAGCCGATGCCGTGCAGCTTCTCGCCGCCGAGGACGACGTTCTCCAGGACGGTCAGGTTGTCGGCCAGCATGAAGTGCTGGTGGACCATGCCGATGCCGAGCGCGATGGCGTCCGCGGGGCTGGAGAAGGAGGCCTGGGTACCGTCGATGGTGATGGTGCCCTCGTCCGGCTTCTGCATGCCGTAGAGGATCTTCATCAGGGTCGACTTGCCGGCGCCGTTCTCACCGCACAGCGCGTGCACGGTGCCCTTGCGGACGGTGATGTCGATGTCCTTGTTGGCGACGACACCGGGGAATCGTTTGGTGATGCCGCGCAGTTCGACGGCGGGAGGGCTGGACGCGTTGATGGCGCACTCTCCTCGTGGGCAGGAGCAGGGGGGCGGGGAGCTTCCGGGGAAGCCGGGAAGCGTACTGATGTGCCACGCCGGGCCTCCGGCGTAGTAGTTCAGCACACTCA
Encoded here:
- a CDS encoding ABC transporter permease, translating into MKKLTSRIDKEKLLLAIAAPVLALVAALVVTALIILATGKNPFPAFNDMLSYGSASDSQVYILNKATTYYLAGIAVAIGFRMNLFNIGVDGQYRLAAFLAAVVGGAMSLPGIVQIPVIIIVAMLVGAMWSAVAGILKVTRGVSEVISTIMLNAIATAIIAYLLQPDRLGQLDEAGTLVSTKPLPTSSWFFTIDMGPAGQLWGFIVVAVLVGVAYWFTLGRTRFGFDLRAVGQSESAAAASGANVKKMIVTSMIISGAVAGLVGMPTLLNDSHQFDNSFPLGLGFTGIAIALLGRNHPVGIALAALLWGYLERTTGHFEVIGYDKEILGVIQGVIVLCVVIAYELVRRYGLKRQQQRVGAELAAQAAKTETEVTA
- a CDS encoding ABC transporter ATP-binding protein, which encodes MNASSPPAVELRGITKRFPGVVANKDIDITVRKGTVHALCGENGAGKSTLMKILYGMQKPDEGTITIDGTQASFSSPADAIALGIGMVHQHFMLADNLTVLENVVLGGEKLHGIGSKARAKIKEISDAYGLGVRPDVLVEDLGVADRQRVEILKVLYRGARTLILDEPTAVLVPQEVEALFDNLRELKAEGLTVIFISHKLGEVLSVADEITVIRRGTTVGTADPRTTTTKQLAELMVGSELPSPETRESTVTTTPMLQVDGLRLAATDPDGMVREVLSSVSFTIHKGEVLGIAGVEGNGQAELVEAIMGMRIPDGGVITLGAADISTAPTRKRREAGVGYIPEDRHRHGLLLEAPLWENRILGHVTEKPNSKGALLDNKAARHDTERIVREYDVRTPGIEVTAASLSGGNQQKLIVGREMSHNPKLLIAAHPTRGVDVGAQAQIWDQIREARREGLAVLLISADLDELIGLSDTLRVMYRGRLVADADPATITPEELGSAMTGAATGHLEHQENAGGEDR